One genomic segment of Dehalogenimonas alkenigignens includes these proteins:
- a CDS encoding glycerate kinase type-2 family protein — MIIKNGEELGLSPLRRLAIDLIEAGIQSVQPDRVIPSVLSFNPSSRTLDIPGHRFQIPCRLFIVGGGKASGALAVSLEKIIAPDHICAGLVAGKGGNYQTRRVEVVNTGHPIPDERSVQAAERILGFKNMFDITGEDLVVCLISGGGSALLSSPASGISLSDKQQAVDILIKSGANITEINVVRKHLSKIKGGNLGRHFSPAQVISLIISDVSGNDPSVIASGLTAADTSTFDDALGVIYRYKLAARLPPKVMNHLMKGRDGSVPDTPKSLPNCHNFTIADNQLALTAMQTRAKDLGRRVWISPSYISGETASAACLAAADIIGGKYNEFDTVIFGGETAPVVPSTAGAGGRNQHYALVALQELRTMPGEWLVASVGTDDSDFIPDVAGAMADRATLEKANRLGLNLTEFTDNFDSNSAFKSIGNSLVVTGDTGTNVGDFVLYLLENSTKV, encoded by the coding sequence ATGATAATCAAAAACGGCGAAGAACTGGGTTTGTCTCCTCTGCGGCGGCTTGCTATTGACTTGATTGAAGCCGGCATCCAGAGCGTTCAGCCGGACCGGGTCATCCCTTCAGTGCTCAGTTTCAATCCATCAAGCCGGACGCTCGATATTCCCGGCCACCGATTCCAGATCCCTTGCCGGCTATTTATTGTCGGCGGCGGTAAAGCTTCCGGCGCTTTGGCAGTCTCTCTGGAAAAAATTATCGCTCCTGATCATATTTGCGCGGGTCTGGTTGCCGGCAAAGGCGGTAACTACCAGACCCGTCGCGTTGAAGTCGTCAATACCGGGCATCCGATACCCGATGAACGCAGCGTTCAGGCTGCTGAACGTATTCTAGGCTTCAAGAACATGTTCGACATCACCGGCGAAGATCTGGTGGTTTGCCTGATTTCAGGCGGCGGTTCGGCTTTGCTGTCCAGCCCAGCTTCAGGAATAAGCCTGTCTGATAAACAACAAGCTGTCGATATTCTGATAAAGTCCGGGGCGAACATCACTGAAATCAATGTCGTGAGAAAGCACCTGTCAAAAATCAAAGGCGGCAACCTGGGGCGGCATTTTTCCCCCGCCCAAGTGATATCGCTGATAATTTCCGACGTTTCAGGCAACGATCCGTCCGTCATCGCCTCCGGTTTGACGGCGGCGGATACGTCCACTTTCGATGATGCTCTGGGCGTAATCTACCGGTATAAATTGGCTGCGCGGTTACCGCCGAAGGTGATGAACCACCTCATGAAGGGTAGGGATGGAAGTGTGCCAGATACTCCCAAATCCCTTCCTAATTGCCATAATTTTACAATTGCCGATAATCAGCTGGCTCTGACGGCGATGCAGACCCGCGCTAAAGATCTTGGGCGCCGTGTTTGGATTTCGCCTTCATATATTTCCGGGGAAACTGCCTCCGCCGCTTGCCTGGCCGCGGCCGATATTATTGGTGGCAAGTATAATGAGTTTGATACCGTCATTTTCGGCGGCGAAACAGCCCCCGTGGTACCGTCAACTGCCGGTGCCGGCGGCCGGAACCAGCACTACGCCCTAGTCGCCCTCCAGGAATTGAGAACCATGCCCGGGGAGTGGCTGGTGGCATCTGTCGGCACCGACGATTCTGACTTCATACCGGATGTCGCCGGTGCCATGGCTGATCGCGCCACGCTGGAGAAGGCAAATCGCCTCGGGCTCAATCTAACGGAATTCACCGATAACTTTGATAGTAATTCCGCATTTAAGAGCATCGGGAATTCGTTGGTGGTGACAGGTGATACCGGGACCAATGTCGGCGACTTTGTTTTGTACCTGCTCGAGAATAGTACCAAAGTTTAA
- a CDS encoding substrate-binding domain-containing protein — MKQFSTKNNLLPLVIPAAALMILAFLPSNNSGAGDTTDIDRSSDLTGSFTISGDPLVAPLSRVWAAEFMKLHPGVVITVVEDAFSGIDALSRGAAIYQSMPRLGPADAETAPGIETNRIRIASDALSVIRWPWNPVELMTLEQVSGIYSGRIVNWKELGGPDEPIAVYAMPPGTPAYDFFKAKVLRLYGLPSADETIEFGSNVIFVRSAEEGNDLVAENPFAVFFTPVNIVTQEVTPTWIAHTAGEEPSKACLETTSAGIFPIYRPLYYYTDGQPGGIVQEFIDFCLSEPGQDMVMLGGYLRLFFPNLDQ; from the coding sequence ATGAAGCAGTTCAGTACCAAAAATAATTTGCTGCCGCTGGTAATACCGGCCGCGGCATTGATGATCCTGGCGTTTCTCCCTTCCAATAATTCCGGCGCCGGTGATACTACAGATATTGATCGATCCAGTGACCTTACCGGCTCCTTTACCATTAGCGGTGACCCGCTGGTGGCGCCGTTGTCCCGGGTTTGGGCGGCCGAATTCATGAAGCTGCATCCCGGGGTGGTTATAACGGTCGTTGAGGATGCGTTCTCCGGTATTGACGCTTTGTCCCGCGGCGCTGCGATATACCAGTCAATGCCGCGGCTGGGACCGGCCGATGCCGAAACGGCGCCCGGGATAGAAACAAATCGCATCCGAATTGCTTCGGACGCGTTATCTGTCATCCGCTGGCCGTGGAATCCGGTGGAACTGATGACGCTGGAGCAGGTATCCGGCATTTACAGCGGCCGGATCGTCAACTGGAAAGAACTTGGCGGGCCGGACGAACCAATAGCCGTTTACGCCATGCCGCCTGGCACCCCGGCTTATGATTTCTTTAAGGCGAAGGTATTGCGGCTGTACGGTTTGCCTTCTGCGGATGAAACCATCGAGTTCGGGTCAAATGTAATCTTCGTCAGGTCGGCCGAAGAAGGCAACGACCTGGTGGCCGAAAACCCGTTCGCCGTCTTTTTCACGCCGGTCAACATCGTCACCCAGGAAGTGACGCCGACCTGGATCGCCCACACCGCCGGTGAAGAGCCCTCAAAAGCCTGTTTGGAAACCACTTCGGCCGGAATCTTCCCCATCTACCGCCCCCTGTATTACTATACGGACGGCCAGCCGGGTGGCATAGTGCAGGAATTCATTGATTTCTGCCTGTCCGAGCCGGGGCAGGACATGGTTATGCTCGGCGGGTATCTGAGACTATTTTTCCCCAACCTGGACCAGTAA
- the tatA gene encoding twin-arginine translocase TatA/TatE family subunit — MRIGPMEIIIVLVIVIAIFGIGKLPDIGRSLGEGLRSFKKATQEVDSEVKSIKSSIDGKPAEKKAEPGNEPCPPPPPVSNDDE, encoded by the coding sequence ATGCGAATCGGACCAATGGAAATTATCATCGTTCTGGTGATTGTGATAGCTATCTTTGGAATCGGCAAGCTGCCGGATATCGGCCGCTCTCTGGGCGAGGGACTCCGTTCCTTTAAGAAGGCGACTCAGGAAGTTGATTCTGAAGTTAAATCCATCAAATCATCGATCGACGGAAAACCGGCCGAAAAGAAGGCTGAGCCGGGCAACGAACCCTGCCCGCCGCCGCCCCCTGTCAGCAACGATGATGAATAA
- a CDS encoding reductive dehalogenase: MSKFHSNISRRDFMKGLGLTGAGMSLAAAGGPLFHDLDELAAGADTHHYRKWWQKERDFEDLTTPIDWDMFRPYDTRKLYMLPLSLVKRQADERNARHVRDVADNTPGGTLRDIALDEATYDNFNMQHLGWQGNIRTASPADRGLPAWQGAPEDNLQMMRAAAHFYGAPRVGAIEVNEHTKRLFDLGTTIWEDIPAAYIDAAGVYHIPSRCRWILTWLTKQNYPQSLYALRTDDTGPDRNKTFELGQASRNASYSHAPQIRWNVTGFLHGLGYLALQPEVRANVPFGLFSGLAEQGRTAYCCSPDYGLSIRYVDWAITDLPLQPTRPIDAGVTEFCKSCKRCAEICPPGALSLDDDTSWEVAGQWNRGGFKGFHQHWQKCAEWGGPHDCSNCQMTCPFNHPPDASIHNMVRAASAVTPALNGFFAGMDRAFGYGRQKSDAEREDWWQRDLSKWPYDELKGFGVKDW; the protein is encoded by the coding sequence ATGAGCAAATTCCATTCAAACATCTCAAGGCGTGATTTCATGAAAGGTCTCGGCCTGACCGGAGCCGGCATGTCGCTGGCCGCGGCCGGCGGTCCGCTGTTTCATGACCTGGATGAACTCGCCGCTGGGGCAGACACCCACCATTACCGCAAGTGGTGGCAGAAAGAGCGGGATTTCGAAGACCTGACCACGCCGATCGATTGGGATATGTTCAGGCCGTATGATACCCGTAAGCTATACATGCTGCCGCTTTCGCTGGTGAAAAGGCAGGCTGATGAACGCAACGCCCGGCATGTCCGGGACGTTGCCGACAATACTCCCGGTGGCACGCTCCGGGACATCGCCCTGGACGAGGCCACTTATGACAACTTTAATATGCAGCATCTCGGCTGGCAGGGCAACATCCGCACCGCGTCTCCGGCCGACCGCGGTCTGCCGGCCTGGCAGGGGGCTCCTGAAGACAATCTGCAGATGATGAGAGCCGCGGCTCATTTTTACGGCGCACCCCGGGTCGGGGCTATCGAGGTGAATGAGCATACGAAGCGCCTGTTCGACCTCGGCACGACCATCTGGGAAGATATCCCGGCTGCTTATATCGATGCAGCCGGTGTGTACCATATTCCCAGCCGCTGCCGCTGGATTCTCACCTGGCTTACCAAGCAGAATTATCCCCAGTCATTGTATGCCTTGAGAACGGATGATACTGGACCTGACCGCAATAAAACCTTCGAACTCGGTCAGGCTTCTCGCAACGCCTCTTATTCGCATGCTCCTCAGATACGCTGGAATGTCACCGGTTTTCTGCACGGTCTCGGGTACCTGGCGCTGCAGCCGGAAGTCCGGGCCAATGTGCCTTTCGGTTTGTTCTCCGGACTGGCGGAGCAGGGGCGTACCGCTTACTGCTGCTCGCCGGATTACGGCCTGTCCATCCGTTACGTTGATTGGGCGATAACCGATCTACCGCTTCAGCCGACCCGGCCGATTGATGCCGGGGTGACTGAATTCTGCAAGTCCTGCAAGCGTTGCGCCGAGATATGCCCGCCGGGCGCCCTGTCGCTGGACGATGACACCTCGTGGGAAGTTGCCGGGCAATGGAACCGCGGCGGCTTTAAAGGCTTCCACCAGCACTGGCAGAAGTGTGCCGAGTGGGGCGGGCCGCATGACTGTTCTAACTGCCAGATGACCTGCCCCTTCAACCATCCTCCGGATGCCTCTATTCATAACATGGTCAGAGCGGCCTCGGCCGTGACGCCGGCGCTGAATGGTTTCTTTGCCGGTATGGACCGCGCGTTCGGCTACGGGCGGCAGAAAAGTGATGCGGAACGTGAAGACTGGTGGCAGCGTGATCTTTCCAAATGGCCTTATGACGAGCTGAAAGGGTTTGGGGTCAAAGACTGGTGA
- a CDS encoding MFS transporter: MASIVDTAKNGAQSLKKVIFASSSGTMIEWYDFYIFGSLATTISGKFYHTGTEVGDIIAWLATFAIGFIVRPFGAVFFGRIGDLIGRKFTFLVTMSIMGLATFAVGLLPTRETLGDFAGIILITLRILQGLALGGEYGGAATYIAEHTPPGKRGFYTSFIQTTATLGLFLSLGVILSTRLIVGTEAFGEWGWRVPFLVSIFLIALSIWIRLSLRESPLFQKLKDTKTVSKNPLKESFANPYNLKWVALALFGATMGQGVVWYTGQFYALFYLQKIFGVTLVDSNVIIGVALLFATPFFIFFGWLSDKIGRKKIMMAGMFLAVVTYYPIYGAMAAFAPTDPGQHFMFDYIGYNMPALMALIFIQVIYVTMVYGPIAAFLVELFPTKIRYTSMSLPYHIGNGVFGGLVPIFGLALINSTGNNFAGLWWPMGVASICFVVGMLFVKETKDVDITDASTSISMMGQVAGEKAKAALGGSPVKE, encoded by the coding sequence ATGGCAAGCATAGTTGATACCGCTAAAAACGGCGCTCAAAGCTTGAAGAAAGTCATCTTTGCCTCGTCCTCAGGTACCATGATCGAATGGTACGACTTTTACATTTTCGGCTCGTTGGCCACTACTATCTCCGGCAAGTTCTATCACACCGGCACCGAAGTCGGCGACATCATCGCCTGGCTCGCTACTTTCGCCATCGGTTTCATCGTCCGCCCGTTCGGCGCTGTGTTCTTCGGACGTATCGGAGACCTGATCGGCCGGAAATTTACCTTCCTCGTCACCATGTCCATAATGGGTTTGGCGACCTTCGCTGTCGGCCTGCTGCCAACGCGTGAAACCCTTGGCGATTTTGCCGGCATCATTCTTATCACACTTCGTATTCTGCAAGGCCTGGCTCTCGGTGGCGAATATGGCGGCGCCGCGACCTATATCGCTGAACACACTCCGCCCGGCAAGCGCGGCTTTTACACCAGCTTCATTCAGACCACGGCTACACTGGGTCTGTTCTTATCCCTGGGTGTCATTCTGTCTACCCGCCTTATCGTCGGCACCGAAGCTTTTGGCGAATGGGGCTGGCGCGTACCGTTCCTGGTCTCCATCTTCCTTATCGCTTTATCCATCTGGATCCGGTTGTCCCTGAGGGAATCCCCGCTGTTTCAGAAACTCAAGGATACCAAGACCGTTTCCAAGAACCCCTTGAAAGAAAGCTTTGCCAATCCGTATAACCTGAAATGGGTTGCTCTGGCGTTGTTCGGTGCTACCATGGGTCAGGGTGTCGTTTGGTACACCGGCCAGTTTTACGCGCTGTTCTACCTTCAGAAAATCTTCGGAGTGACGCTGGTGGACTCCAACGTTATAATTGGCGTCGCGTTGTTGTTTGCTACCCCGTTCTTCATTTTCTTCGGGTGGCTGTCCGACAAGATCGGCCGTAAGAAGATCATGATGGCAGGTATGTTCCTGGCGGTTGTGACTTACTATCCGATCTATGGTGCGATGGCTGCCTTTGCTCCAACCGACCCCGGCCAGCATTTCATGTTCGACTACATTGGTTACAATATGCCTGCTCTGATGGCTTTGATATTCATTCAGGTCATTTACGTGACGATGGTTTACGGACCTATCGCTGCCTTCCTGGTAGAGTTATTCCCGACTAAAATCCGCTATACCTCGATGTCGCTGCCTTACCATATCGGCAACGGCGTTTTCGGCGGACTGGTACCGATTTTCGGTCTGGCCTTGATCAACTCCACCGGCAACAACTTCGCCGGCCTCTGGTGGCCGATGGGCGTGGCTTCGATCTGCTTTGTCGTCGGCATGCTGTTCGTTAAAGAGACCAAGGATGTTGACATCACCGATGCTTCAACCTCGATCTCCATGATGGGTCAGGTAGCCGGCGAAAAAGCTAAAGCAGCTCTTGGTGGTTCACCGGTAAAAGAATAA
- a CDS encoding hydrolase, giving the protein MLKLENSLLLIIDVQEKLFSVIHEREILLSNLLKLVKGINILNVPIIFTEQNPAGLGKTLSEITELISSAGAPVKFSFSCCGETEIINQIRTSKRNQILVCGIEAHICVYQTSLDLLSGGYEVHLVSDCVSSRSAQNRELALRRLEREGVKVSGVEMALFELLQTAKAPQFKAISALVK; this is encoded by the coding sequence GTGCTTAAATTAGAAAATTCGCTGCTGCTAATTATAGATGTGCAGGAAAAACTGTTTTCGGTCATCCATGAAAGGGAGATCCTACTCTCAAATCTTTTGAAACTCGTTAAAGGAATCAATATTCTCAACGTACCGATTATTTTCACCGAACAGAACCCAGCCGGCCTCGGTAAAACACTGTCAGAAATAACAGAACTCATCTCTAGCGCGGGGGCACCAGTGAAGTTCAGCTTCAGCTGCTGCGGTGAAACCGAAATAATAAACCAGATCAGGACCTCGAAGCGTAACCAAATACTGGTTTGCGGTATTGAAGCCCATATCTGTGTTTATCAGACTTCTCTCGATCTACTGTCTGGGGGGTACGAGGTGCATCTCGTTAGTGATTGCGTTTCCTCGCGCTCAGCCCAAAACCGCGAGCTGGCGCTGCGGAGACTTGAACGGGAGGGCGTCAAAGTGAGCGGGGTTGAAATGGCGCTGTTTGAACTGCTTCAGACAGCAAAAGCACCGCAATTCAAGGCTATCAGCGCTTTAGTAAAATGA
- a CDS encoding reductive dehalogenase, with translation MSNKFHSTVSRREFMKVMAMVTGGVGAMAAVNPAFHDVDELISAGAVMQKRPWWVKEREAHNPTTEVDWDVIKRPNPTNTGQQTEMWAYYHGQARADAASAKGAEYAKAKIAAQAPGYTYRGQALKTAVTTSWSAYVSKSWAGASTNGTWTKGGGATYKGVATPADRGEPKWNGTPEENSHMLNAYQKYVGAAISGYGEFSSLDREKLLCTNVKHNAAKKFIIDDTADTAYENSTALAVPAKNQMYHLVHWEHMSHEMSRAAPAMGGRFNGSDFVATALKPSVYNFLRYMGYQMIGDGGDSNYPFIEAAVANLTGVAESSRNNVYSLTPELGPIGRIHSYITDMPVAATHPIDAGMFKFCADCGKCARACPAECISLAKEPTWEIPDINGKPNLMHNRGTKEFWSDGAACRMVRTELDGCNVCWGNCTFTTNKGAMVHELIRGTISNIQIGPLNNFFFRMGEVFEYGAGTHEGGSPKAEEWWDRSFPVFGMDSTVTSFDGGYKK, from the coding sequence GTGTCGAACAAGTTTCACAGTACCGTCAGCCGCAGAGAGTTCATGAAAGTCATGGCGATGGTGACCGGCGGTGTCGGCGCCATGGCGGCCGTCAATCCGGCTTTCCATGATGTCGATGAGCTCATTTCCGCCGGCGCTGTCATGCAGAAGCGCCCCTGGTGGGTCAAGGAGCGCGAAGCCCACAACCCGACCACCGAAGTTGACTGGGATGTCATTAAACGCCCCAACCCGACGAACACCGGGCAGCAGACCGAGATGTGGGCTTACTATCACGGGCAGGCCCGTGCCGATGCCGCCTCCGCTAAGGGCGCCGAGTACGCCAAAGCCAAGATCGCGGCTCAAGCTCCCGGTTACACCTACCGCGGCCAGGCCCTGAAGACCGCGGTGACCACCTCCTGGTCCGCTTACGTCAGCAAGTCCTGGGCCGGCGCTTCCACCAACGGCACCTGGACCAAGGGCGGCGGCGCCACCTACAAGGGTGTTGCCACCCCCGCCGACCGCGGCGAGCCCAAGTGGAACGGCACCCCGGAAGAGAACAGCCACATGCTGAACGCCTACCAGAAGTACGTCGGCGCCGCCATCTCCGGCTACGGCGAATTCTCTTCGCTGGACCGCGAGAAACTGCTGTGCACTAACGTTAAGCACAACGCCGCCAAGAAGTTCATCATTGACGATACCGCCGATACCGCCTACGAAAACTCCACCGCTCTGGCGGTACCGGCCAAGAATCAGATGTATCACCTGGTTCACTGGGAGCACATGTCCCACGAAATGTCCCGCGCCGCACCGGCCATGGGCGGCCGCTTCAACGGCTCGGACTTCGTGGCCACCGCGCTCAAACCCTCGGTCTACAACTTCCTGCGCTACATGGGCTACCAGATGATCGGCGACGGCGGAGACTCCAACTATCCGTTCATTGAAGCCGCTGTGGCCAACCTCACCGGCGTGGCTGAATCCTCCCGCAACAACGTTTACAGCCTGACCCCTGAACTGGGCCCCATCGGCCGCATTCACTCCTACATCACCGATATGCCGGTAGCCGCGACCCATCCCATCGATGCCGGCATGTTCAAGTTCTGCGCCGACTGCGGCAAGTGCGCCCGCGCCTGCCCGGCCGAGTGCATCTCGCTGGCCAAAGAGCCGACCTGGGAGATCCCGGACATCAACGGCAAGCCCAACCTGATGCACAACAGGGGCACCAAAGAGTTCTGGTCTGACGGCGCCGCCTGCCGCATGGTCCGCACCGAGCTTGACGGCTGCAATGTCTGCTGGGGCAACTGCACCTTCACCACCAACAAGGGCGCCATGGTGCACGAACTCATCCGAGGCACCATATCCAATATACAGATTGGCCCGCTCAACAACTTCTTCTTCCGCATGGGCGAGGTATTCGAATATGGTGCCGGTACCCATGAGGGTGGTTCCCCCAAGGCTGAGGAATGGTGGGATCGCTCCTTCCCGGTCTTCGGCATGGACTCCACCGTCACCTCATTCGACGGCGGCTACAAGAAATAA
- a CDS encoding B12-binding domain-containing radical SAM protein yields the protein MRILLSIPLRDGMYTKFPDELLSIAAVLEKGGHKVMLHDANLGDRTAESFADFNPDLVGFSVSTGCIADSIKKALEFKKVYPNIKTVWGFRHPSALPEQTLQEEYVDYVVIGAGEYTLLELAAYLEKGEGQVSKIKGLAWKNGRDIVINEPRPFLEALDELPDPAWHLVDPKKYWDVSIITSRGCPYTCTFCADASFYKGNVADLSAERIAAQSERIHKEFGVNYLMYTGDNFGINRERLHKFCRIMIGKKLKLKWNCQISGTIDEETAKLMARAGCTAVILGAESGSQKILDLLTKGNVQEFEKTFWNLVRQRIIPTLFIQYGFPTETAADFQETLDFIKRLDNPPYLFMKFVPYPKTVLFDRCVAEKLVSVPDRLAGWSTFQLHHATAANLSQVPVKMMDDALASFRATFATRRFRFMLRHNPAYFITAIREPGQFFGSLSYLIKNYLNALFDSANGRESWLVKFQRVIGRNPEKKRSSRNWLLKRPESPVVMTAGTG from the coding sequence ATGAGAATCCTGCTGAGCATTCCTTTGCGCGACGGCATGTACACCAAGTTCCCCGATGAACTGCTGTCGATTGCCGCCGTTTTGGAAAAGGGCGGTCACAAAGTAATGCTGCACGACGCCAATCTGGGTGACCGGACTGCGGAGTCGTTCGCTGATTTTAATCCCGACCTGGTGGGTTTCTCCGTTTCCACGGGGTGTATCGCGGACTCGATCAAGAAAGCCCTGGAGTTCAAAAAGGTATATCCCAACATCAAAACAGTGTGGGGCTTCCGACACCCGTCGGCCCTGCCGGAACAGACACTTCAGGAAGAATACGTCGATTACGTCGTTATCGGCGCCGGGGAATACACCCTGCTTGAACTGGCGGCCTATCTTGAAAAAGGCGAAGGCCAGGTGTCGAAAATTAAAGGTCTGGCCTGGAAGAACGGCCGAGATATCGTTATTAATGAACCCCGCCCCTTTCTTGAAGCTCTGGATGAGCTTCCCGACCCGGCCTGGCACCTCGTCGATCCTAAAAAATACTGGGATGTCTCCATCATTACCTCGCGCGGCTGCCCGTATACCTGCACCTTCTGCGCCGACGCCAGCTTCTACAAAGGCAACGTCGCTGACCTTTCCGCTGAGCGCATCGCCGCCCAATCGGAACGGATACATAAAGAATTCGGCGTTAACTATCTGATGTATACCGGCGATAACTTCGGTATCAACCGGGAACGGCTCCACAAGTTCTGCCGGATCATGATAGGCAAGAAACTCAAACTCAAGTGGAACTGCCAGATCTCAGGCACGATTGATGAGGAGACAGCCAAATTGATGGCCAGGGCGGGCTGCACCGCCGTTATCCTCGGCGCCGAGAGCGGCAGCCAGAAGATCCTTGACCTACTGACCAAGGGCAACGTTCAGGAATTTGAGAAGACCTTCTGGAATCTGGTCCGCCAGCGGATTATCCCGACGCTCTTCATTCAATACGGCTTCCCGACGGAAACGGCCGCGGATTTTCAGGAGACTCTCGATTTCATAAAACGGCTGGACAACCCGCCGTATCTGTTCATGAAGTTCGTGCCCTATCCTAAGACGGTGCTATTTGACCGCTGCGTGGCAGAAAAACTGGTCAGCGTCCCTGACAGGCTTGCAGGCTGGTCCACTTTCCAGCTTCATCATGCCACCGCTGCCAACCTGTCGCAGGTCCCGGTCAAGATGATGGATGACGCCCTGGCCAGTTTCCGCGCCACATTTGCCACCCGACGCTTCCGTTTCATGCTGCGGCATAACCCGGCCTATTTCATTACGGCGATACGGGAACCAGGGCAATTTTTCGGCTCGCTTTCCTATCTTATAAAGAACTACCTGAACGCTCTGTTCGACTCCGCCAACGGCCGCGAATCCTGGCTGGTCAAATTCCAGCGGGTCATCGGCCGTAATCCGGAAAAAAAACGATCATCACGAAACTGGCTCCTAAAGAGACCTGAATCTCCGGTGGTAATGACCGCCGGGACGGGATAA
- a CDS encoding geranylgeranyl reductase family protein yields MNLDSDVIVIGAGPAGSRTAQRIAAAGYSVILIERRAELGNPVCCTGIISCEAFTRFEIDPVIAMRELKRATIYAPNGRSVQAQRDSPQAVIVDRGSLDGFLTTRAVESGAKLLLNTRAESIRTDDNRVIVSVASCERSYNLTARAAVIASGFTPALLRNLGLGRIKDAALGLQVEVDTPEPAEVQLFLGRRFAPGFFGWLAPISDRKAKLGLLTRTKADNSLDALADFLRCRGMIHQVTDDIQCRPIPFSTLPKTFTDRIMVVGDAAGQVKSTTGGGLSYGMTCADIAADTMTKALSRNKLDAAALQSYERAWKARLGWDLRLGRLAMHAFQRLSDRQIDRLIERCADKRVFDRMAADERLTFDRHGAALLSAGRSLWPALLSL; encoded by the coding sequence TTGAATTTGGATAGTGATGTTATCGTCATAGGAGCCGGCCCGGCCGGTTCGAGAACGGCACAGCGCATAGCCGCGGCCGGCTACAGTGTGATCCTGATCGAACGCCGGGCAGAATTAGGAAACCCCGTCTGCTGCACCGGGATTATCAGCTGCGAGGCATTTACCCGTTTCGAGATCGACCCGGTGATCGCTATGCGGGAATTAAAAAGAGCCACAATATACGCTCCCAACGGAAGGTCGGTTCAAGCGCAGCGGGACTCACCCCAGGCGGTTATTGTCGACCGCGGATCCCTTGATGGTTTTTTAACCACCCGGGCGGTGGAATCAGGCGCCAAACTACTTCTAAATACCCGGGCGGAATCCATAAGAACCGACGATAACCGGGTGATTGTCAGCGTTGCTTCATGCGAAAGATCATACAATCTGACCGCCAGGGCGGCGGTAATCGCCTCCGGCTTTACCCCAGCGCTGCTTCGCAACTTAGGACTTGGAAGAATCAAGGACGCTGCGCTCGGTCTCCAGGTGGAAGTGGATACTCCCGAACCTGCTGAAGTCCAACTCTTTCTAGGCCGCCGGTTTGCGCCGGGATTTTTCGGATGGCTGGCACCGATTTCGGATAGAAAAGCGAAATTGGGTTTGTTGACGCGCACGAAGGCCGACAACAGCCTGGATGCGTTAGCGGACTTCCTAAGGTGCCGGGGGATGATCCACCAGGTAACAGACGACATCCAATGCCGCCCGATACCTTTCTCGACACTCCCGAAAACCTTCACCGACCGGATTATGGTGGTTGGAGATGCCGCGGGTCAGGTGAAATCCACCACCGGCGGCGGCTTGAGCTACGGCATGACCTGCGCCGATATCGCCGCCGACACCATGACGAAGGCGCTATCCAGGAACAAACTTGATGCGGCCGCCTTACAGAGCTACGAAAGGGCATGGAAGGCACGGTTAGGCTGGGATTTACGACTCGGGCGGTTGGCGATGCATGCCTTTCAACGGCTCAGCGATCGGCAGATTGACCGGCTGATTGAGAGATGCGCCGATAAAAGGGTGTTCGACCGGATGGCAGCCGATGAGCGGCTGACTTTTGACCGCCACGGCGCCGCATTGCTGTCAGCCGGCCGCAGTTTGTGGCCGGCATTACTTTCTCTCTAG
- a CDS encoding universal stress protein has translation MYKRILVPLDGSKTAEGVLPHAKALAYAEGAEIALLNVAANPAQEFAFEDPAIAGYTVAEGEKSANKYMTKVCDELKAAGFKVTCHLREGGPATTILKMAEELKADVIAMSTHGRGWPASWLIGSVAERVVRHSKIPVMMIRASE, from the coding sequence ATGTACAAAAGAATTTTGGTTCCGCTCGACGGATCCAAGACCGCTGAAGGCGTGCTGCCTCATGCAAAAGCGCTTGCTTATGCCGAAGGAGCTGAAATCGCCTTACTGAATGTTGCGGCAAATCCCGCTCAAGAGTTTGCCTTCGAGGACCCGGCAATCGCCGGCTACACCGTCGCCGAGGGCGAAAAAAGCGCCAACAAATACATGACCAAAGTCTGCGATGAACTCAAAGCCGCCGGGTTTAAGGTTACCTGTCATCTGCGGGAAGGCGGACCCGCCACCACCATTCTTAAAATGGCTGAAGAACTCAAAGCCGATGTCATCGCCATGTCAACTCATGGGCGCGGTTGGCCGGCTAGCTGGCTGATCGGCAGCGTGGCTGAACGCGTGGTCCGTCATTCCAAGATCCCGGTGATGATGATCCGGGCGAGTGAATAA